A stretch of Rhodoferax potami DNA encodes these proteins:
- a CDS encoding phosphatase PAP2 family protein → MSHPVNSTPLLFWQLVAAMIVAALVPTLWPTLDIQAAALFVGDTPAIASRTWWWVEWINAWAPAAFRVMLLVAAVGWLTSHLLSRYKAWRLPLAFVVCAGIAGPGAVVNLGFKENWQRARPYQVEIFGGTQQFTRATVITDQCDNNCSFVSGHVACGFFFCSLMLIQARRRRWWLIAGTSAGLAIGFSRMSAVAHWFSDVLWAGPITLMTSWLVWKVLSRLYAPSGDETKPVATSG, encoded by the coding sequence ATGTCGCACCCTGTGAACTCCACTCCACTGCTGTTTTGGCAGCTTGTCGCTGCCATGATCGTGGCCGCTCTGGTGCCAACGCTGTGGCCCACTCTGGATATACAAGCCGCTGCCTTGTTTGTGGGCGACACACCGGCCATTGCCTCCCGCACCTGGTGGTGGGTCGAATGGATCAACGCATGGGCGCCTGCGGCATTCCGCGTCATGTTGCTGGTGGCTGCTGTGGGCTGGCTGACCTCTCATCTTCTTTCGCGTTACAAAGCCTGGAGGCTGCCTCTGGCGTTTGTGGTGTGTGCCGGTATCGCAGGCCCCGGTGCCGTGGTCAACCTAGGCTTCAAGGAAAATTGGCAACGTGCGCGGCCTTACCAGGTTGAAATCTTCGGTGGCACTCAGCAGTTCACCCGTGCGACCGTGATCACCGATCAATGCGACAACAATTGCTCCTTCGTGAGCGGCCATGTAGCGTGCGGATTCTTTTTCTGCAGCCTCATGCTGATTCAGGCGCGTCGCCGCAGGTGGTGGCTGATAGCGGGAACCAGCGCTGGCCTGGCCATTGGGTTTTCGCGGATGTCAGCGGTTGCCCACTGGTTCAGTGATGTTTTGTGGGCAGGCCCCATCACCCTGATGACCAGCTGGCTGGTCTGGAAAGTCTTGTCCAGACTTTACGCGCCGTCCGGTGACGAGACCAAGCCGGTGGCTACATCCGGATAA
- a CDS encoding sulfurtransferase TusA family protein encodes MNFDKEIDTSGLNCPLPILKAKKALAELQSGQTLKVVATDPGSLRDFQAFTKQTGHELIDQQTAGTIFIHVLRRR; translated from the coding sequence ATGAACTTCGACAAAGAAATTGACACCAGCGGTCTGAATTGCCCGCTGCCCATCCTCAAAGCCAAAAAAGCACTCGCGGAGCTGCAAAGCGGCCAAACGCTCAAGGTGGTGGCGACCGACCCCGGCTCGCTGCGGGATTTTCAGGCCTTCACCAAGCAGACCGGGCATGAATTGATTGACCAGCAAACCGCTGGAACTATTTTTATCCATGTGCTCCGCCGCCGTTAA
- a CDS encoding SDR family oxidoreductase, with protein MPSNQSPLGALPARFRRPRVLIIGCGDVGMRVVRAMGARVQWMALTSSPDRVPALRQAGVRPLLGNLDRHVTLHRLAGLADRVLYLAPPPTEGWSDPRILEATQALRRRSPPRALVYGSTTGVYGDCQGQWVTEERVLAPQTPRAQRRVHAEAVVRTWGKATGTPVSVLRIPGIYAPDRVGGTPKTRLQKGTPVLQADDDVYTNHIHAEDLAAACWRALWKGAPQRVYNVCDDTRLKMGDYFDLAADLYGLPRPPRVPRGTAVEQLPVMLLTFMSESRRINNNRMKAELGLKLRYPDVATGLVSSPDGA; from the coding sequence TTGCCCTCAAACCAATCCCCACTTGGCGCGCTCCCCGCGCGCTTCCGTCGTCCGCGTGTTCTGATCATCGGGTGTGGTGATGTGGGGATGCGGGTCGTACGCGCCATGGGCGCGCGCGTTCAGTGGATGGCGCTCACATCCAGTCCAGATCGCGTCCCGGCGCTCCGGCAAGCCGGTGTCAGGCCCTTACTGGGCAACCTTGACCGGCACGTGACGTTGCACCGTTTGGCGGGCTTGGCAGATCGTGTGCTCTACCTGGCACCCCCACCCACGGAGGGCTGGTCGGACCCGCGTATCCTGGAAGCTACCCAGGCCCTGCGCCGACGTAGCCCGCCACGCGCCTTGGTTTACGGGTCCACTACCGGCGTCTATGGCGATTGCCAGGGCCAGTGGGTGACAGAAGAGCGCGTTCTGGCGCCCCAAACTCCTAGGGCGCAACGCAGGGTTCATGCAGAAGCGGTGGTCCGCACGTGGGGCAAAGCCACGGGTACGCCTGTCTCCGTACTCAGAATCCCCGGCATTTATGCGCCGGATCGGGTCGGCGGTACACCGAAAACGCGCCTCCAAAAAGGCACGCCGGTCTTGCAGGCTGACGATGATGTGTACACCAACCACATACACGCAGAGGATCTGGCAGCAGCTTGCTGGCGTGCTCTTTGGAAAGGTGCGCCCCAGCGGGTCTATAACGTCTGCGATGACACCCGCTTGAAAATGGGAGACTACTTTGACCTCGCGGCAGACCTGTACGGGCTGCCCAGGCCACCAAGGGTGCCCCGTGGCACCGCGGTGGAGCAGCTACCTGTGATGCTGCTGACGTTCATGAGTGAATCCCGGCGCATCAACAACAACCGCATGAAAGCGGAGTTGGGTCTGAAACTGCGTTATCCGGATGTAGCCACCGGCTTGGTCTCGTCACCGGACGGCGCGTAA
- a CDS encoding branched-chain amino acid ABC transporter permease has product MNPQKRLLTMLVAAAGLMILPFILQGFGNAWVRIADMALLYVLLAIGLNIVVGYAGLLDLGYVAFFAIGAYMYGLMSSPHLIETFPAIAAMFPDGMHTPLWLVIPLGAALAGVLGVLLGAPTLRLRGDYLAIVTLGFGEIIRVFMNNLDHPVNITNGPKGINQIDPLHFFGLNLGKKLTIGDFEIASVTLYYYLFLALVVVSVIISHRLELSRVGRAWMAIREDEIAAKAMGINTRNMKLLAFGMGATFGGVSGAMFASFQGFISPESFSLMESVMIVAMVVLGGVGYLPGVILGAVLLAALPEVLRYVAGPLQTMTDGRLDASILRQLLIALAMISVMLLRPRGLWPAPEHGKSLQNTKS; this is encoded by the coding sequence ATGAACCCCCAAAAACGTCTTTTGACCATGCTGGTGGCTGCCGCCGGCTTGATGATTCTGCCTTTCATCTTGCAGGGCTTCGGCAATGCATGGGTGCGCATTGCCGACATGGCTTTGCTGTACGTCTTGCTGGCGATTGGCCTCAACATCGTGGTCGGTTACGCAGGTTTGCTGGACTTGGGCTACGTAGCGTTCTTCGCTATCGGCGCTTATATGTACGGCCTGATGTCGTCGCCGCATCTGATCGAGACTTTCCCTGCCATCGCAGCCATGTTCCCCGATGGCATGCACACCCCTCTCTGGTTGGTCATTCCGCTCGGCGCTGCGCTCGCAGGGGTGTTAGGTGTGCTGCTAGGCGCACCGACATTGCGTTTGCGTGGTGACTATCTGGCGATCGTGACTCTGGGTTTCGGTGAAATCATTCGCGTGTTCATGAACAACTTGGATCACCCGGTCAACATCACCAACGGTCCTAAAGGTATCAACCAAATTGATCCGTTGCACTTCTTTGGTTTGAATCTCGGCAAGAAGCTGACGATTGGCGACTTTGAAATTGCTTCGGTCACCCTGTACTACTACCTGTTCCTCGCCTTGGTGGTGGTCAGTGTCATCATCTCGCACCGTTTGGAGTTGTCCCGTGTTGGCCGTGCGTGGATGGCGATCCGTGAAGACGAAATCGCCGCCAAAGCGATGGGCATCAACACCCGCAACATGAAACTGCTGGCGTTCGGTATGGGCGCTACCTTCGGTGGTGTGTCCGGTGCGATGTTTGCCTCGTTCCAGGGCTTCATTTCTCCAGAGTCGTTCAGCCTGATGGAGTCGGTGATGATCGTGGCCATGGTGGTGCTGGGTGGCGTGGGTTATTTGCCCGGCGTGATTCTGGGTGCCGTCCTGCTGGCTGCCTTGCCTGAAGTGTTGCGTTATGTTGCAGGACCACTGCAGACTATGACCGATGGCCGTTTGGACGCCTCGATTCTTCGTCAGTTGTTGATTGCCTTGGCGATGATCAGCGTGATGCTGTTGCGCCCCCGTGGCTTGTGGCCAGCGCCAGAGCACGGCAAGTCCCTGCAGAACACCAAGAGCTGA
- a CDS encoding ABC transporter ATP-binding protein — MTDTVLNVSGVSKRFGGLQALSDVGIKIERGQVYGLIGPNGAGKTTFFNVLTGLYTPDSGNFELAGKTYHPTAVHTVAKAGIARTFQNIRLFAEMTALENVMVGRHIRTHSGLLGAMFRTSSFKAEETAIAKRAQELLDYVGIGKFADYKARTLSYGDQRRLEIARALATDPQLIALDEPAAGMNATEKVMLRELIDRIRKDNRTILLIEHDVKLVMGLCDRVTVLDYGKQIAEGTPADVQKNEKVIEAYLGTSGH, encoded by the coding sequence ATGACAGATACAGTATTGAACGTCTCCGGCGTCTCCAAGCGCTTCGGTGGCTTGCAGGCTTTGAGCGATGTGGGCATCAAAATCGAGCGCGGTCAGGTCTATGGCCTTATCGGGCCGAACGGTGCCGGCAAAACCACCTTCTTTAACGTGCTGACCGGCTTGTACACACCGGACAGCGGTAACTTTGAGTTGGCAGGCAAAACCTACCATCCGACTGCTGTGCACACCGTCGCGAAAGCCGGCATTGCACGTACTTTTCAAAATATCCGCCTGTTTGCCGAGATGACAGCGCTAGAGAACGTCATGGTGGGTCGCCATATCCGCACCCACTCTGGCTTGTTGGGCGCGATGTTTCGTACCAGCTCGTTCAAAGCCGAAGAAACTGCCATTGCCAAGCGCGCGCAAGAGTTGTTGGACTATGTCGGCATCGGTAAGTTTGCAGACTACAAGGCCCGCACCTTGAGCTATGGCGACCAGCGCCGTCTCGAAATTGCCCGTGCTTTGGCTACTGACCCCCAGTTGATCGCTCTGGACGAGCCTGCAGCGGGTATGAACGCCACCGAAAAAGTGATGCTGCGCGAGCTGATTGACCGGATCCGCAAAGACAACCGCACCATCTTGCTGATCGAGCACGATGTGAAGCTGGTGATGGGCCTGTGTGACCGCGTCACCGTGTTGGACTACGGCAAGCAAATCGCTGAAGGCACGCCCGCGGATGTGCAGAAAAACGAAAAAGTGATTGAGGCCTATCTGGGCACGAGCGGCCACTAA
- a CDS encoding CDP-6-deoxy-delta-3,4-glucoseen reductase: MSETLSAAAPFSITVQPSGRQFSAQSDETLLAAGIRQGVGLPYGCKDGACGSCKCKMLSGSVVHGAHQTKALSPEEESQGLVLTCCATATSDVVLESRQVSAEGALPIKKMPTRVTSLQKVSADVMLIQLQLPANDSFQYKAGQYIEFLLRDGARRSYSMANAPQGNSVELHIRHMPGGKFTDHVFGSMKEKEILRVEGPHGSFYLREESDKAIVMVASGTGFAPIKALLEQMESAGSTRPVALYWGGRRPADLYMDGWVKELQNRMPSLRYVPVVSDALDEDQWTGRVGFVHQAALEDFQDMREYQVYACGAPIVVESARRDFVAYAGLPPEEFYADAFTSEADKANS, encoded by the coding sequence ATGAGCGAGACCCTCTCCGCCGCGGCCCCTTTTTCCATCACGGTGCAGCCCAGTGGCCGTCAATTCAGCGCGCAAAGTGATGAAACCTTGTTGGCCGCGGGTATCCGCCAAGGCGTGGGTTTGCCATATGGCTGCAAAGACGGTGCGTGCGGCTCTTGCAAGTGCAAGATGCTGTCCGGTAGCGTGGTGCATGGCGCCCACCAAACAAAAGCCCTGAGCCCCGAAGAGGAGTCCCAAGGCTTGGTGCTGACCTGCTGTGCCACAGCGACCTCTGACGTGGTGCTGGAGTCGCGCCAGGTCTCCGCAGAAGGCGCACTGCCGATCAAAAAAATGCCTACCCGAGTGACCTCCCTGCAGAAGGTGTCTGCTGATGTGATGCTGATCCAGCTACAGCTCCCGGCCAACGACTCTTTTCAATACAAAGCGGGCCAATACATTGAATTCTTGCTGCGCGATGGCGCGCGCCGCAGCTACTCGATGGCGAACGCCCCACAAGGTAACAGCGTAGAACTGCACATCCGGCACATGCCGGGCGGAAAATTCACCGACCATGTGTTCGGCAGCATGAAAGAAAAAGAGATCTTGCGTGTGGAGGGCCCGCACGGGTCTTTCTACCTGCGGGAAGAATCCGACAAAGCCATCGTGATGGTTGCCTCAGGCACTGGCTTTGCACCTATCAAAGCCTTGCTGGAGCAGATGGAGTCGGCGGGTTCCACACGTCCGGTCGCGCTGTACTGGGGCGGACGCCGCCCGGCTGACCTGTATATGGATGGCTGGGTCAAAGAACTCCAAAACAGGATGCCATCCTTGCGCTACGTTCCCGTCGTATCTGACGCGCTGGACGAGGATCAATGGACCGGCCGCGTGGGCTTTGTGCACCAAGCCGCCCTTGAAGACTTCCAAGACATGCGCGAGTATCAGGTCTATGCCTGTGGTGCACCGATCGTCGTGGAGTCAGCCCGTCGCGATTTTGTCGCATACGCAGGCCTACCGCCTGAAGAGTTTTATGCCGACGCATTCACCTCGGAGGCTGACAAAGCCAATAGCTGA
- a CDS encoding NUDIX hydrolase, with product MSAVFKFCPQCATPLAEITLPEDGGDKTRWRCTACDFTHWNNPTPVLAAVIEYNGQILLARNAAWPGKMYALITGFMEAGETPEEGIAREIAEETSLSTSALSLLGVYDFQRMNQVIIAYHAVCHGEVALSPELVDYRLYDLQDVKCWPAGTGYALAAFLRSRGHEPRFIEPVWRKEIEPADD from the coding sequence ATGTCTGCAGTGTTCAAGTTCTGTCCGCAGTGTGCAACTCCGCTGGCCGAGATCACATTGCCTGAAGACGGTGGCGACAAAACACGCTGGCGTTGCACGGCGTGCGACTTCACCCACTGGAACAACCCGACCCCCGTGCTCGCGGCGGTGATTGAGTACAACGGCCAGATCCTGCTGGCTCGCAATGCAGCCTGGCCGGGCAAGATGTACGCCCTCATTACCGGTTTTATGGAGGCTGGTGAGACGCCCGAGGAGGGCATTGCCCGCGAGATTGCCGAAGAAACCAGCCTCAGTACCAGCGCGCTCAGCCTGTTGGGGGTGTATGACTTTCAGCGAATGAACCAGGTCATCATTGCCTACCACGCGGTCTGCCACGGCGAGGTGGCTTTGAGCCCGGAGCTGGTGGATTACCGCCTGTATGACCTGCAGGACGTGAAATGCTGGCCCGCCGGTACCGGCTATGCCCTGGCGGCGTTTTTGCGCTCACGCGGCCATGAGCCCCGGTTCATCGAACCGGTATGGCGCAAAGAGATTGAGCCAGCGGACGACTAA
- a CDS encoding branched-chain amino acid ABC transporter permease: MDIFIQQIINGLVLGSMYALIALGYTMVYGIINLINFAHGEVVMVGALTSWTIIGLMQESMPGTPGFVILLISLIIACVVAAALNFVIEKVAYRPLRNSPKLAPLITAIGMSILLQTLAMIIWKPNYKSYPTLLPGDPIGIAGAVITPTQVMILGVTAVSLAVLMWLVNYTKLGRAMRATAENPRVAALMGVKPDVVISATFIIGAVLAAIAGVMYASNYGTAQHAMGFLPGLKAFTAAVFGGIGNLAGAVVGALLLGLIEAIGAGYIGALTGGVLGSHYSDIFAFIVLIIVLTLRPSGLLGERVADRA, from the coding sequence ATGGATATTTTTATACAGCAGATCATCAACGGTCTGGTGTTGGGTAGCATGTACGCGCTTATCGCGCTCGGCTACACGATGGTGTACGGCATCATCAACTTGATCAACTTCGCCCACGGTGAAGTGGTGATGGTTGGCGCCTTGACCAGCTGGACCATCATCGGTTTGATGCAGGAATCCATGCCCGGAACCCCTGGCTTTGTGATCTTGCTGATCTCTTTGATCATTGCCTGCGTTGTCGCGGCAGCCTTGAACTTTGTGATTGAAAAAGTGGCCTATCGCCCACTGCGTAACAGCCCCAAGCTCGCGCCCCTGATCACGGCTATCGGCATGTCCATTCTCTTGCAGACCTTGGCCATGATCATCTGGAAGCCTAACTACAAGTCGTACCCGACGCTGCTGCCCGGAGACCCGATCGGTATTGCCGGTGCGGTGATCACACCTACCCAAGTCATGATCTTGGGCGTCACGGCCGTGTCTCTTGCTGTCCTGATGTGGTTGGTCAATTACACCAAGCTGGGTCGTGCCATGCGTGCGACGGCTGAGAACCCACGTGTAGCCGCCCTGATGGGTGTGAAGCCTGATGTGGTGATTTCTGCTACCTTCATCATTGGTGCTGTGCTGGCTGCGATTGCCGGTGTGATGTACGCATCCAACTACGGTACCGCCCAGCACGCCATGGGCTTCCTGCCCGGCCTGAAGGCATTCACTGCTGCGGTGTTCGGTGGCATCGGCAACTTGGCTGGTGCGGTCGTCGGTGCGCTGTTGCTGGGTCTGATTGAGGCCATCGGCGCCGGCTACATCGGTGCACTGACTGGCGGCGTATTGGGCAGCCACTACTCCGATATCTTTGCTTTCATTGTGTTGATCATTGTGCTGACTCTGCGTCCCTCCGGTCTGCTGGGTGAGCGCGTTGCGGACCGTGCCTGA
- the cysM gene encoding cysteine synthase CysM codes for MKYPTIEEAIGKTPLVALQRIQNTDNQARNNVVLGKLEGNNPAGSVKDRPALSMIQRAQERGDIQPGDTLIEATSGNTGIALAMAAAVKGYRMVLIMPEDLSIERAQTMKAFGAELILTPKSGGMEYARDLAEQMQREGKGRVLDQFANGDNPRVHYETTGPEIWEQTGGRITHFVSAMGTTGTITGVSRFLKEKNPAIRIVGAQPSEGSRIPGIRKWPQEYLPKIYDPRNVDELVYVSQADAEDMCRRMAREEGIFGGISAAGACWVAQEIAKRERDAVIVFIVCDRGDRYLSTGVFPA; via the coding sequence ATGAAATATCCAACTATTGAAGAAGCAATCGGAAAAACTCCTTTGGTCGCGTTGCAACGCATCCAAAACACGGACAACCAGGCCCGAAATAACGTGGTTTTGGGCAAGCTCGAGGGCAATAACCCGGCCGGGTCTGTGAAAGACCGCCCCGCCTTGTCCATGATCCAGCGTGCCCAGGAGCGTGGCGACATCCAGCCAGGTGACACCCTGATCGAGGCTACCTCCGGTAACACCGGCATTGCCTTGGCAATGGCTGCGGCCGTCAAGGGCTACCGCATGGTGCTGATCATGCCCGAGGACTTGTCGATCGAGCGCGCCCAAACCATGAAGGCGTTTGGTGCCGAACTCATCCTCACGCCCAAGAGCGGCGGCATGGAGTACGCCCGTGACTTGGCCGAGCAAATGCAGCGCGAGGGCAAAGGCCGCGTGCTTGACCAGTTTGCCAATGGCGACAACCCGCGCGTGCATTACGAGACGACCGGCCCCGAGATTTGGGAGCAAACCGGTGGGCGCATCACCCACTTCGTGAGTGCCATGGGGACTACCGGCACGATCACGGGCGTCTCGCGTTTCCTGAAAGAAAAGAACCCGGCGATACGCATCGTCGGCGCACAGCCTTCAGAGGGTTCGCGGATTCCCGGGATCCGCAAATGGCCGCAAGAATACCTGCCCAAAATCTACGATCCCCGCAATGTGGATGAGCTGGTTTACGTCAGTCAGGCAGACGCGGAAGACATGTGCCGCCGTATGGCGCGTGAGGAGGGCATCTTTGGCGGTATCTCGGCAGCCGGCGCTTGCTGGGTCGCGCAAGAAATTGCCAAGCGCGAGCGGGATGCCGTGATTGTGTTTATCGTGTGCGACCGCGGTGACCGTTATTTGTCCACCGGCGTGTTCCCCGCGTAA
- a CDS encoding ABC transporter ATP-binding protein produces MTTKTLLKVKGLKVAYGGIQAVKGVDFEVHEGELVSLIGSNGAGKTTTMKAITGTLPINAGDIEYLGKSIKGQGPWDLVKQGLAMVPEGRGVFTRMTITENLQMGAFIRSDKAGILADIEKMFTIFPRLRERKDQLAGTMSGGEQQMLAMGRALMSRPKVLLLDEPSMGLSPIMVDKIFEVVKDVYAQGVTVLLVEQNASRALSIANRGYVMESGIVTMTGDAKDMLTDPKVRAAYLGE; encoded by the coding sequence ATGACTACTAAGACTCTGCTCAAAGTTAAAGGCCTGAAAGTGGCTTACGGCGGCATTCAAGCCGTCAAGGGCGTGGACTTCGAAGTGCACGAAGGCGAATTGGTGTCCCTGATCGGCTCTAACGGTGCTGGCAAGACCACCACCATGAAAGCCATTACTGGCACCTTGCCCATCAATGCCGGTGACATCGAATACCTCGGCAAAAGCATCAAAGGCCAAGGCCCTTGGGACTTGGTCAAGCAAGGCTTGGCGATGGTGCCGGAAGGTCGCGGGGTTTTCACCCGCATGACCATCACCGAAAACCTGCAAATGGGTGCCTTCATCCGTAGCGACAAAGCCGGTATCTTGGCGGACATCGAAAAGATGTTCACCATTTTCCCGCGACTGCGTGAGCGCAAAGACCAGCTGGCTGGCACCATGTCCGGTGGCGAGCAGCAGATGCTGGCCATGGGTCGTGCTTTGATGAGCCGCCCCAAAGTGTTGCTTCTGGACGAGCCATCCATGGGTCTGTCCCCCATCATGGTGGACAAGATCTTCGAAGTGGTGAAGGACGTGTATGCCCAAGGCGTAACGGTCTTGCTGGTTGAGCAAAACGCCAGCCGTGCTTTGTCTATTGCTAACCGTGGCTATGTGATGGAGTCCGGCATCGTCACGATGACGGGCGACGCCAAAGACATGCTCACGGACCCGAAGGTACGCGCCGCCTACCTCGGCGAGTAA